In Promicromonospora sukumoe, the following proteins share a genomic window:
- the rplL gene encoding 50S ribosomal protein L7/L12 — protein MAKLSTDELLSAFEELTLIELSDFVKAFEEKFDVTAAAPVAAVAAGPAGGAPAEAAEEKTEFDVILEAAGDKKIQVIKEVRALTSLGLKEAKDLVDGAPKPVLEGADKDAAEKAKAALEGAGATVTLK, from the coding sequence ATGGCGAAGCTCTCCACCGACGAGCTCCTGTCCGCCTTCGAGGAGCTCACGCTCATCGAGCTCTCCGACTTCGTGAAGGCCTTCGAGGAGAAGTTCGACGTCACCGCCGCTGCTCCGGTCGCCGCTGTTGCTGCCGGCCCCGCGGGTGGCGCGCCGGCCGAGGCCGCCGAGGAGAAGACCGAGTTCGACGTCATCCTCGAGGCTGCCGGCGACAAGAAGATCCAGGTCATCAAGGAGGTGCGCGCGCTCACGTCCCTCGGTCTCAAGGAGGCCAAGGACCTGGTCGACGGCGCGCCGAAGCCGGTTCTCGAGGGCGCCGACAAGGACGCCGCCGAGAAGGCGAAGGCCGCCCTGGAGGGCGCCGGCGCCACCGTCACCCTCAAGTGA